A stretch of Crossiella cryophila DNA encodes these proteins:
- a CDS encoding NACHT domain-containing protein — translation MARSEPDRVHNEITTKTASQVTQIGVVHGGQHIHLTVGAPADPLVAAAEDLARAVRAQWRAEEERLRISVPFPLPVRWRRADEVPADHWATIRCLPAGAAAEPLALDGGLDKVVEVYQRVPSGRLVVLGKPGSGKTILTLRFVLDLLAERTGAEAVPVIFSLAAWDPTAITLESWLVSRLRNDYPVLAAGRSAAVELVRDRRVLPVLDGFDEIAHGLHATALAELNATAMPLLLTGRTEQYVAAVANARVLSAAAVVELADLTPADLTDYLSRIARADGGWAAVLHELHDSPRSAAGTELAAVLSTPLMVAMARGVYSDVPGKDPAELLDRGRFGSRAAIETYLIGAFTTAAYQRPPEPGHRRWDPELAERWLGYLAWHLNRLGKPDLQWWQLGGSLRRWIRVLVVGLVSGLATGLMVAVVDTLGSGSVRGLANGLLQGLLTGTAFSVVHWGVLWLAPGALEPARVRMRLRGAAGLPRVQLCRRVRWALVLGLLFGVASACVRQIQTALVLGTFEPFGVLIVDAIVYVPLYGLAAAATALVTAWLETPLDTKAALSPTSLLRTSREHETIRLLVVVPVFLLVMGFGTGALVALIRAPAAEFGIGVLWNLPFALAVGTSTGLSAAFGYVLSATAWGQWLALSRVWLPLTGRLPWSLPAFLADARQRGVLRQAGSAYQFRHARCQDHLAHAYQARRQEVPLGGEVDRA, via the coding sequence ATGGCGAGGTCAGAGCCGGACCGGGTGCACAACGAGATCACCACGAAGACCGCGTCCCAGGTGACGCAGATCGGGGTGGTGCACGGTGGCCAGCACATCCACCTGACGGTCGGCGCGCCTGCCGACCCGCTGGTGGCGGCCGCCGAGGACCTGGCCCGTGCGGTGCGGGCCCAGTGGCGGGCGGAGGAAGAGCGGCTGCGGATCTCGGTGCCGTTTCCGCTGCCGGTCCGGTGGCGGCGCGCGGATGAGGTGCCGGCCGACCACTGGGCCACCATCCGCTGTCTGCCTGCCGGGGCCGCCGCCGAGCCGTTGGCCCTGGACGGCGGGCTGGACAAGGTCGTGGAGGTCTACCAGCGGGTGCCGTCCGGGCGGCTGGTGGTGCTGGGCAAACCTGGGTCCGGCAAGACAATCCTGACCCTGCGGTTCGTGCTGGATCTGCTGGCGGAGCGCACCGGCGCCGAGGCCGTGCCGGTCATCTTCAGTCTGGCCGCCTGGGATCCGACCGCGATCACGCTGGAGAGCTGGCTGGTCAGCCGGTTGCGCAACGACTACCCGGTACTGGCCGCCGGGCGGTCCGCGGCCGTCGAGCTGGTCAGGGACCGCCGGGTGCTGCCGGTGCTGGACGGGTTCGACGAGATCGCGCACGGTCTGCACGCCACCGCGCTGGCCGAGCTGAACGCCACCGCGATGCCGCTGCTGCTCACCGGCCGCACCGAGCAGTACGTGGCGGCGGTGGCCAATGCCCGGGTGCTCTCCGCCGCGGCCGTGGTCGAGCTGGCCGATCTGACCCCGGCGGATCTGACCGACTACCTGTCACGCATCGCTCGTGCGGACGGCGGATGGGCTGCGGTCCTGCACGAATTGCACGACAGCCCCCGGAGCGCGGCGGGAACGGAGCTGGCCGCGGTGCTGAGCACCCCGTTGATGGTCGCGATGGCCCGGGGTGTCTACAGCGACGTGCCCGGCAAGGACCCGGCCGAACTGCTGGACCGTGGCCGGTTCGGTTCCCGCGCGGCCATCGAGACCTACCTCATCGGCGCGTTCACCACCGCCGCCTACCAGCGTCCGCCGGAGCCCGGCCACCGGCGCTGGGACCCTGAGCTGGCCGAACGCTGGCTGGGTTATCTCGCCTGGCACCTGAACCGGCTTGGCAAACCCGACCTCCAGTGGTGGCAACTCGGCGGCAGCCTGCGCCGCTGGATCCGGGTACTGGTGGTCGGGCTGGTGTCCGGTCTGGCGACCGGGCTGATGGTGGCGGTCGTGGACACCCTGGGGTCCGGGAGCGTGCGCGGGCTGGCCAACGGGCTGTTGCAGGGTCTGTTGACCGGGACAGCCTTCAGTGTCGTGCACTGGGGAGTGCTGTGGCTCGCCCCCGGCGCGCTGGAACCGGCCAGGGTGCGGATGCGACTGCGTGGGGCGGCCGGTCTGCCGCGTGTGCAGCTCTGCCGGCGCGTGCGGTGGGCACTGGTGCTCGGGCTGCTCTTCGGTGTGGCGTCCGCCTGCGTGCGTCAGATCCAGACCGCGCTGGTCCTGGGCACTTTCGAGCCGTTCGGTGTCCTGATCGTGGACGCGATCGTCTATGTGCCGCTGTACGGGCTCGCCGCCGCGGCCACCGCCCTGGTCACGGCCTGGCTGGAAACCCCGCTGGATACCAAGGCCGCCCTCAGCCCGACCTCCCTGCTCCGGACCAGCCGGGAGCACGAGACCATCCGGCTGCTCGTCGTGGTCCCGGTGTTCCTGCTGGTGATGGGGTTCGGCACCGGAGCTCTCGTCGCACTCATCCGGGCACCCGCGGCCGAGTTCGGGATCGGCGTCCTCTGGAACCTGCCCTTCGCGCTGGCGGTGGGCACCAGCACCGGTCTCAGCGCGGCGTTCGGCTATGTGCTCAGTGCGACCGCCTGGGGTCAGTGGCTGGCGCTGTCCCGGGTGTGGCTGCCGCTGACCGGCAGGCTGCCCTGGTCGTTGCCCGCCTTCCTGGCCGACGCGCGTCAGCGGGGTGTGCTGCGGCAGGCGGGGTCGGCCTACCAGTTCCGTCATGCCCGCTGCCAGGACCACCTCGCCCATGCCTACCAGGCACGACGGCAGGAAGTGCCACTCGGTGGCGAGGTGGACCGGGCCTGA
- a CDS encoding coiled-coil domain-containing protein: protein MNVEVTREAGICNYPGCSRPIARTGGPGRPSEYCDLPEHTRWRAWRERQRQQQGEEAAESIVTVTKQAGPVTAARLRADELLTQFRTLAGQLNQTLNSAVTELSTLADPSAAEAQMQAVQADAARRIAEAESTALAADSARREAEAARAQAEAAADDAAGAAESAEQEAITALAARDHAEAQAQTATRQATEEVLAARNEAEVLIQGIRRDTAAEIERAREESVAQAEQARRQAAKDVEQAQRDAAASIDQVQRDAAAAVERAQREATNTIAQIKQEAATATQHAERTAQIQITKAEQARTEAITRADRADQSAKDAREELDHTRAELRALRETHTRDLAAAVESARTTAEERLAALDEARAQTLARAERAERQLDQLMAK from the coding sequence GTGAACGTCGAAGTGACCCGTGAGGCCGGAATATGCAACTACCCGGGCTGTAGCCGCCCGATCGCCCGCACCGGCGGCCCAGGACGCCCCTCGGAGTACTGCGACCTGCCCGAACACACCCGCTGGCGGGCCTGGCGAGAACGTCAACGCCAGCAACAGGGCGAAGAAGCTGCGGAATCCATCGTCACCGTGACGAAACAGGCTGGACCCGTTACCGCGGCCCGGCTACGCGCTGACGAGCTTCTGACCCAGTTCCGCACCCTGGCCGGCCAGCTCAACCAGACCCTCAACTCCGCGGTCACCGAACTGTCCACCCTGGCCGACCCCAGCGCCGCCGAGGCTCAGATGCAGGCGGTCCAGGCCGACGCCGCCCGCCGGATCGCCGAGGCCGAGTCCACCGCGCTCGCCGCCGACTCTGCCCGCCGCGAAGCCGAGGCCGCCCGCGCCCAGGCCGAAGCCGCCGCCGATGACGCGGCCGGTGCCGCCGAGTCCGCCGAGCAGGAGGCGATCACCGCCCTGGCCGCCCGCGACCACGCCGAGGCGCAGGCCCAGACCGCCACCCGTCAGGCCACCGAAGAAGTCCTCGCCGCCCGCAACGAGGCCGAGGTCCTCATCCAGGGCATCCGCCGGGACACCGCCGCGGAGATCGAGCGCGCCCGCGAGGAATCGGTGGCCCAGGCCGAACAGGCCCGCCGCCAGGCCGCCAAGGACGTCGAACAAGCCCAGCGCGACGCCGCCGCCTCCATCGACCAGGTACAACGCGATGCCGCGGCCGCGGTGGAACGCGCCCAGCGCGAGGCCACCAACACCATCGCCCAGATCAAACAGGAAGCCGCCACCGCCACCCAGCACGCCGAACGCACCGCCCAGATCCAGATCACCAAGGCCGAGCAGGCCCGCACCGAGGCCATCACCCGAGCCGACCGCGCCGACCAGTCCGCCAAGGACGCCCGCGAGGAACTCGACCACACCCGAGCCGAACTCCGCGCCCTGCGCGAAACCCACACCAGGGACCTGGCCGCCGCGGTCGAATCCGCCCGCACCACCGCCGAGGAACGCCTGGCTGCCCTGGACGAGGCCCGCGCCCAAACCCTGGCCCGCGCCGAACGCGCCGAACGCCAATTGGACCAACTCATGGCCAAGTGA
- a CDS encoding ABC transporter permease, translating to MSTLTYAARDSITMLRRDLRHAQRYPLMTVSSIMMPLLMMLLFVFVFGNAMSPVARTGNYLDYLTPGIIVMAIGSASGSAVAIKVCMDMQEGIIARFRTMSISRGSVLSGQVLGSLIRTLVSVALIIVLAVLMGFRPTAGVGEWLAVLGLVSLVIIAFTWLAVAIGLATKTVGGANTAAFPLQFLPFLSSAFIPTAAMSDGVALVAQYQPFTPIIDTLRGLLTGTPIGTSWIFAIGWCLLLTAIGYFCALRRYNADTSQ from the coding sequence ATGAGCACCCTGACCTACGCCGCGCGCGACTCGATCACCATGCTGCGCCGCGATCTCCGGCACGCCCAGCGCTACCCGCTGATGACGGTCAGCTCGATCATGATGCCGCTGCTGATGATGCTGTTGTTCGTCTTCGTCTTCGGCAACGCGATGTCCCCGGTCGCCCGCACCGGCAACTACCTGGACTACCTGACGCCGGGCATCATCGTGATGGCCATCGGCAGCGCCAGCGGCAGTGCGGTGGCGATCAAGGTGTGCATGGACATGCAGGAGGGCATCATCGCCCGCTTCCGCACCATGTCGATCAGTCGCGGCTCGGTGCTCAGCGGCCAGGTGCTGGGCAGCCTGATCCGCACCCTGGTCAGCGTCGCCCTAATCATCGTGCTGGCCGTGCTGATGGGCTTCCGGCCGACCGCGGGCGTGGGGGAGTGGCTGGCCGTGCTCGGCCTGGTGTCCCTGGTGATCATCGCCTTCACCTGGCTCGCGGTGGCCATCGGCCTGGCCACCAAGACCGTGGGCGGCGCCAACACCGCGGCCTTCCCGCTCCAGTTCCTGCCGTTCCTCAGCAGTGCGTTCATCCCGACCGCGGCCATGTCCGACGGGGTGGCGCTGGTCGCCCAGTACCAGCCGTTCACCCCGATCATCGACACCCTGCGCGGCCTGCTGACCGGCACGCCGATCGGCACCAGCTGGATCTTCGCCATCGGCTGGTGCCTACTCCTGACCGCCATCGGCTACTTCTGCGCGCTCCGTCGCTACAACGCTGATACGTCACAATAA
- a CDS encoding ATP-binding cassette domain-containing protein, with protein MSIPTGRSAITATGLRKSYGDHLVLDGLDLDVAEGTIYALLGPNGAGKTTAVRILSTLISPDGGRLRVAGHDVVTEAAKVRTAIGVTGQFSAVDNLLTGRENLQLMADLNHLAPAAGRCRAAALLELFDLVKAGDKIAAGYSGGMRRRLDLAMTLVGSPRVIFLDEPTTGLDPRSRHTMWQIIRDLVADQGVTLLLTTQYLDEADQLADRIGVLDHGRLVAEGTADELKRRIPGGFVRLQFPTSEELAAAARIFPAGSGDPDERTLQIPSDGSVTELRAVLDRLDGHSIEVDRLTVHTPDLDDVFFALTGHPAEADKELAR; from the coding sequence ATGAGCATCCCGACCGGCCGGTCGGCGATCACCGCCACCGGTCTGCGCAAGTCCTACGGCGACCACCTCGTGCTCGACGGCCTGGACCTCGACGTCGCCGAGGGCACCATCTACGCCCTGCTCGGCCCGAACGGGGCAGGCAAGACCACCGCGGTCCGCATCCTGTCCACCCTGATCAGCCCGGACGGCGGGAGGCTGCGGGTGGCCGGGCACGACGTGGTCACCGAGGCGGCCAAGGTGCGCACCGCGATCGGCGTCACCGGACAGTTCTCCGCGGTGGACAACCTGCTCACCGGCCGGGAGAACCTCCAGCTCATGGCCGACCTCAACCACCTCGCCCCGGCCGCGGGCCGTTGCCGCGCCGCCGCGTTGCTGGAGCTGTTCGACCTGGTCAAGGCCGGGGACAAGATCGCGGCGGGCTACTCCGGCGGTATGCGCAGGCGCCTGGACCTGGCCATGACCCTGGTCGGCTCACCACGGGTGATCTTCCTCGACGAGCCCACCACCGGCCTGGACCCGCGCAGCAGGCACACCATGTGGCAGATCATCAGGGACCTGGTCGCCGACCAGGGCGTGACCCTGCTGCTGACCACCCAGTACCTGGACGAGGCCGACCAGCTCGCTGACCGGATCGGCGTGCTCGACCACGGCAGGCTGGTCGCCGAGGGCACCGCGGACGAGCTGAAACGCCGCATCCCCGGTGGCTTCGTCCGGCTCCAGTTCCCCACCAGCGAGGAGCTGGCCGCGGCCGCGCGGATCTTCCCGGCCGGCAGCGGCGATCCGGACGAACGCACCCTGCAGATCCCCAGCGACGGCAGCGTGACCGAGCTGCGCGCGGTGCTGGACCGCCTGGACGGCCACTCGATCGAGGTCGACCGGCTCACCGTGCACACCCCCGACCTGGACGACGTCTTCTTCGCCCTCACCGGCCACCCGGCCGAGGCTGACAAGGAACTGGCCCGATGA
- a CDS encoding EXLDI protein, translating into MPNKTIYVSGEDLELFQRAQALAGGSLSAAIVAALRRYVDIEEGRAAGFDEIVVKVGPGVGRKVRFSGVLLGEWGAASDQRMEVYRVYRSRTGKFALHVDRSPDWTSNWTPADPAGASSTAGGWRGLIGMGQNQSWTSFLGLGDQTWGFAEGEATLEVVETVEQLREKIPAELYKLIARAAEHPPVEDLDI; encoded by the coding sequence GTGCCGAACAAGACGATCTACGTGTCCGGTGAGGATCTGGAGCTGTTCCAGCGAGCGCAGGCACTCGCCGGGGGCAGTCTGTCCGCCGCGATCGTGGCCGCCCTGCGGCGGTACGTAGACATCGAAGAGGGCCGGGCCGCGGGCTTCGACGAGATCGTGGTCAAGGTCGGACCCGGGGTCGGCCGCAAGGTGCGCTTCTCCGGGGTGCTGCTCGGGGAGTGGGGTGCGGCCTCCGATCAGCGGATGGAGGTCTACCGCGTCTACCGCTCCCGCACCGGCAAGTTCGCGCTGCACGTGGACCGCTCGCCGGACTGGACCTCGAACTGGACGCCGGCCGACCCGGCCGGGGCGAGTTCGACCGCGGGCGGCTGGCGCGGCCTGATCGGCATGGGCCAGAACCAGAGCTGGACCAGCTTCCTCGGCCTCGGCGACCAGACCTGGGGTTTCGCCGAGGGTGAGGCCACCCTCGAGGTGGTCGAGACCGTGGAGCAGCTGCGGGAGAAGATCCCGGCGGAGCTGTACAAGCTGATCGCCCGCGCCGCCGAGCACCCGCCGGTCGAGGACCTCGACATCTGA